From Alienimonas californiensis, a single genomic window includes:
- a CDS encoding DnaA/Hda family protein, whose protein sequence is MTHPAFPVAAASPASSPPASSAATQGAAPDLASVVRHCVGERSWGAWFEGKSAFELAGVELTVKAGSPFVLTYLQRRFSAPLRDAARLLGGPAGCVGYAVDAALLDDALVRGEAKRSRGEPAAVLPFRAPHADKPGAETPTPSAEAAPAVGPATGLHRPRRLRDFGSFVAGPETELALTAAARFAAGAARTLYLYGPSGVGKTHLLEGAVQTMRRRTAGGRVLLMTAEAFANLYTDGLRGRGLPAFRQKVRAADALVIDDVDFLDGKEGFAEEFLHTLQEYERLGRPVAVSADRHPRLLTKTPDELLTRLASGVVTRLAPPDAATRVAILRRKLEGKNLPVTADALKWVAERFRGSVRELEGALCCLETWREMTGKSVTLPAARKVLSDLERDCARQIRLDDVERAVCDAAGLTPEELRSKSRTKRVTRPRMVAMHLCRKHTGAALREIGGHFGGRNHSTVLSADRSVSGWLAGSDAAAADAVALIDAAEARLLAG, encoded by the coding sequence ATGACGCACCCCGCTTTCCCCGTCGCCGCGGCGTCCCCCGCTTCGTCCCCGCCCGCCTCGTCCGCAGCGACGCAGGGTGCGGCGCCGGATTTGGCTTCCGTCGTGCGGCACTGCGTGGGGGAGCGGTCCTGGGGCGCCTGGTTCGAGGGGAAGTCCGCCTTCGAACTGGCCGGGGTCGAGCTGACGGTCAAGGCCGGCAGCCCGTTCGTGCTCACCTATCTGCAACGGCGGTTCTCCGCCCCGCTGCGGGACGCCGCCCGCCTGCTGGGCGGCCCGGCGGGGTGCGTGGGCTACGCGGTCGACGCGGCCCTGTTGGACGACGCGCTGGTCCGCGGCGAGGCGAAGCGCTCCCGCGGGGAACCGGCGGCGGTACTGCCGTTCCGGGCCCCGCACGCCGACAAGCCAGGGGCCGAGACGCCGACGCCATCCGCCGAGGCCGCCCCGGCCGTGGGGCCGGCGACAGGGTTGCACCGGCCGCGTCGGCTGCGGGACTTCGGGTCGTTCGTCGCCGGGCCGGAGACGGAACTGGCCCTCACCGCCGCCGCCCGGTTCGCCGCGGGCGCGGCCCGGACGCTGTATCTGTACGGCCCCAGCGGGGTGGGGAAGACCCATCTGCTGGAGGGCGCCGTGCAGACGATGCGACGCCGCACCGCCGGCGGCCGCGTGCTGCTGATGACCGCCGAGGCCTTCGCGAACCTCTACACCGACGGCCTCCGCGGCCGCGGGCTACCGGCGTTTCGGCAGAAGGTGCGGGCCGCCGACGCCCTCGTCATCGACGACGTGGACTTCCTCGACGGCAAAGAGGGCTTCGCCGAGGAGTTCCTGCACACGCTGCAGGAATACGAACGGCTGGGGCGGCCGGTGGCGGTGTCGGCGGACCGGCACCCGCGGTTGCTCACGAAGACCCCCGACGAGTTGCTGACCCGGCTGGCGTCGGGCGTGGTCACGCGGCTGGCCCCGCCGGACGCCGCCACCCGCGTGGCAATCCTGCGGCGGAAGTTGGAGGGCAAGAATCTGCCCGTCACCGCCGACGCCCTGAAATGGGTCGCGGAGCGTTTCCGCGGCAGCGTGCGGGAGTTGGAGGGCGCCCTGTGCTGCCTGGAAACGTGGCGGGAGATGACCGGCAAGTCCGTCACCCTGCCGGCCGCCCGCAAGGTGTTGAGCGATCTGGAACGGGATTGCGCCCGTCAGATTCGCCTGGACGATGTGGAGCGGGCGGTGTGCGACGCCGCGGGCCTCACCCCCGAGGAACTGCGCTCGAAGAGCCGGACGAAACGGGTGACGCGACCGCGGATGGTGGCGATGCATCTGTGCCGCAAGCACACCGGCGCCGCGCTGCGGGAGATCGGCGGGCACTTCGGCGGGCGCAACCACAGCACGGTGCTGAGCGCCGACCGCAGCGTGAGCGGCTGGCTGGCCGGGTCGGACGCCGCCGCCGCGGACGCCGTCGCCCTGATTGACGCCGCCGAAGCTCGCCTGCTGGCCGGGTAA
- a CDS encoding PAS domain-containing sensor histidine kinase, whose protein sequence is MALPECPGCVPAAGAPLRTETAGAFFANLFDASDFPARWYCGSWTEPLGWLHIVSDLGIWFAYMAIPLGLLALMWRRSCQATGTLGQRWRHAIPFPGLMVAFATFVLLCGFGHLVEAIIFWHPMYRFAGVLKAVTAVVSLGTAVGVLRAAPRLLALPDLEELSVELRRDRALMRAVIDASPHALFWKDEQGRYLGCNATFAEFTSRSTPDAVIDLTDFELGVPLENAHQSRRDDRLVMATGQPMLDVEQTIRDGAGRRELLTSKVPLRDGDGAVRGVVGVFADVTEDRRAQRERQEYHVKLAQSGVENRRLGLVAKATRHSVIIADRQGLAVWVNDAFTRLTGYQLEDVLGRKPGSVLQGPDTDPATTRRIRERLRRGEGVSEELVNYSKDGTAYPIRLEIEPVRDEAGTITDFVAIQTDLRVQKAYEAELTAAKEAAEASNRSKSAFLAHMSHEIRTPLNGILGFADLLRAGDAEPRQATEYLDTIRSSGDHLLGLINDILDLSKIEAGRVEFDIRPCDPHAILCDVVSLLRVRARQKWIGLELRWTGPAPETIRTDAGRFRQLVTNLVANAVKFTETGAVRVLARVVPGPEGRPADSLLEVAVHDSGEGIPADKLDTIFEPFSQADASVTRRHGGTGLGLPIARALAEGLGGSLTATSALGQGSVFVARVATGDLTDVPTYEGSDGDSIRSHAGPPRATAAPPAPAAAVPGNLRGRRVLVVEDGEVNRRLIRVVLERAGVALDEAADGREGVDAAVAAAAAGSPYEVVLMDMQMPVLDGYGAARELRACGFAVPVIALTAHAMDGDREKCLAAGCTDYLPKPIRPDALLSKLSAVLTAADAPPPAAPTAPPTSDRLEPHSSGQPAEPDLDPVRCELAEEDDDLRELAMEFVAELPGRLSGVRAARARGDLAAVAAEVHTLKGAGGTLGYACLTQPAGALEAAATAAAGSTGSAALGRVDALLAELESLATRIGRGAN, encoded by the coding sequence ATGGCCCTTCCTGAATGTCCCGGCTGCGTCCCCGCCGCGGGCGCCCCCCTGCGGACGGAAACCGCCGGGGCATTCTTCGCGAATCTGTTCGACGCCTCGGACTTTCCGGCCCGCTGGTACTGCGGGAGTTGGACCGAACCACTGGGCTGGCTGCACATCGTCAGCGATCTGGGGATCTGGTTCGCCTACATGGCGATTCCGCTGGGTTTGCTGGCCCTGATGTGGCGCCGCTCCTGCCAGGCGACCGGCACGCTGGGCCAGCGCTGGCGGCACGCGATTCCGTTCCCGGGGCTGATGGTGGCGTTCGCCACGTTCGTGCTGCTGTGCGGGTTCGGGCACCTGGTGGAAGCGATCATCTTCTGGCACCCGATGTACCGCTTCGCCGGCGTGTTGAAGGCCGTCACCGCGGTGGTTTCCCTCGGCACCGCCGTCGGCGTGCTCCGGGCGGCGCCGCGGCTGCTGGCGCTGCCGGACCTGGAGGAACTCAGCGTCGAACTCCGCCGCGATCGCGCCCTGATGCGGGCGGTGATCGACGCCAGTCCGCACGCGTTGTTCTGGAAGGACGAACAGGGCCGCTACCTGGGCTGTAACGCGACCTTCGCGGAGTTCACCTCCCGCAGCACGCCGGACGCGGTCATCGACCTGACCGATTTCGAACTGGGCGTGCCCCTCGAAAACGCCCATCAATCCCGCCGAGACGACCGGCTGGTCATGGCGACCGGCCAACCGATGCTGGACGTCGAGCAGACGATCCGGGACGGCGCCGGCCGGCGGGAGCTGCTGACCAGCAAGGTGCCGTTGCGGGACGGGGACGGGGCGGTCCGGGGCGTCGTGGGGGTGTTCGCCGACGTCACCGAGGATCGCCGCGCCCAGCGGGAGCGGCAGGAGTACCACGTCAAACTGGCCCAGTCCGGCGTGGAGAACCGCCGGCTGGGGCTCGTGGCGAAGGCCACGCGGCACAGCGTCATCATCGCGGACCGGCAGGGGCTGGCGGTCTGGGTCAACGACGCCTTCACCCGCCTGACGGGCTACCAGTTGGAGGACGTCCTGGGCCGCAAGCCGGGATCGGTGCTCCAGGGGCCGGACACCGATCCGGCGACGACGCGCCGCATCCGCGAGCGGCTCCGCCGCGGCGAGGGCGTCAGCGAAGAGCTCGTCAACTACTCCAAGGACGGCACGGCGTACCCCATCCGCCTGGAGATCGAGCCGGTCCGCGACGAAGCCGGGACGATCACCGACTTCGTCGCCATCCAGACCGATCTGCGAGTCCAGAAGGCCTACGAGGCGGAGCTGACCGCCGCCAAGGAGGCCGCCGAGGCCTCGAACCGGTCCAAGAGCGCCTTCCTGGCCCACATGAGCCACGAGATTCGCACCCCCCTGAACGGGATCCTCGGCTTCGCCGACCTGCTGCGGGCCGGCGACGCGGAGCCCCGGCAGGCGACGGAATACCTGGACACGATCCGCAGCAGCGGGGATCACCTGCTGGGCCTCATCAACGACATCCTCGATCTATCCAAGATCGAGGCCGGCCGCGTGGAGTTCGACATCCGCCCCTGCGATCCGCACGCGATCCTGTGCGACGTCGTCAGCCTGCTGCGGGTGCGGGCCCGGCAGAAGTGGATCGGGCTGGAACTACGCTGGACCGGCCCGGCGCCGGAGACGATTCGCACCGACGCCGGCCGCTTCCGCCAACTGGTGACGAACCTCGTCGCCAACGCGGTGAAATTCACCGAGACCGGCGCCGTCCGGGTGCTCGCGCGGGTCGTGCCCGGCCCGGAGGGGCGGCCGGCGGACTCGCTGTTGGAAGTGGCCGTGCACGACAGCGGCGAGGGCATCCCCGCGGACAAACTGGACACGATCTTCGAACCGTTCTCCCAAGCCGACGCCAGCGTCACTCGGCGCCACGGCGGCACCGGGCTGGGGCTGCCGATCGCCCGGGCCCTCGCCGAGGGGCTGGGCGGGTCGCTGACCGCGACCAGCGCGTTGGGGCAGGGCAGCGTGTTCGTCGCCCGGGTGGCGACCGGCGACCTGACCGACGTGCCGACCTACGAGGGCTCCGACGGCGATTCGATCCGCAGTCATGCCGGCCCCCCGCGGGCGACGGCCGCCCCGCCGGCGCCCGCCGCCGCCGTCCCGGGGAACCTCCGCGGCCGCCGCGTGCTGGTCGTGGAGGACGGGGAGGTGAACCGCCGCCTGATCCGCGTGGTGCTGGAGCGGGCGGGCGTCGCTTTGGACGAAGCGGCGGACGGCCGCGAGGGCGTCGACGCCGCGGTCGCCGCCGCTGCGGCGGGCAGCCCCTACGAGGTCGTCCTGATGGACATGCAGATGCCCGTGCTCGACGGCTACGGCGCCGCCCGAGAGTTGCGGGCCTGCGGGTTCGCGGTTCCCGTCATCGCCCTGACCGCCCACGCGATGGACGGCGACCGGGAGAAGTGCCTCGCCGCCGGCTGCACCGACTACCTGCCCAAGCCGATCCGGCCGGACGCGCTGCTGAGCAAGCTCTCGGCCGTGCTGACCGCCGCGGACGCCCCCCCGCCCGCGGCGCCCACCGCCCCGCCGACGTCCGATCGACTCGAACCGCATTCGTCGGGTCAACCCGCCGAGCCGGACCTCGACCCGGTCCGTTGCGAACTGGCCGAGGAAGACGACGACCTGCGGGAGCTGGCGATGGAGTTCGTCGCGGAGTTGCCCGGCCGCCTGAGCGGCGTGCGGGCGGCGCGAGCCCGCGGAGACCTCGCCGCGGTCGCCGCCGAGGTGCACACGCTCAAGGGCGCCGGCGGGACGCTGGGCTACGCCTGCCTGACGCAACCCGCCGGGGCTCTGGAGGCCGCCGCGACGGCCGCCGCCGGCTCGACCGGCAGCGCCGCGCTCGGCCGGGTGGACGCGCTGCTGGCGGAGTTGGAGAGCCTGGCGACGCGGATCGGGCGGGGGGCGAACTGA
- a CDS encoding leucyl aminopeptidase, translated as MSVSPAGRVPKVLATAEAARDVSADLLLIPVWKRADPGAELADLDTATGGLFARLRSRGDLTGKTGECLVLPDLPHIAADRAVCIGLGEPGALSPAAWAKAVRVGVRKATGKPDRSVAVVLTKEVAETVGLRRAVEELACSATIAGIGPGLYKSEPDRNPLTSLTAILADTADVQPAEEALERGIKLGAAVNLARELVDRPAEDVYPESVAERAAAFAKDVGLGCVVLGPEELESERCGSLLAVARGSSRPPRVVALSHLKGGDGPTLALVGKGVTFDSGGLSLKPNEGMKDMKCDMAGAAAVLGAMAAIAGLDLPVNVIGYAGLVENMVSGNSYKLGDVLQTRQGTTVEVLNTDAEGRLVLADVLDMAVTGGSWAKPADRLVDLATLTGACVVALGEGIVGGFPNDDAWWSEVHAAFGDAGEEVWRMPMADSFKSLLDSDVADVKNVGPRYGGAVTAAKFLERFVGDVPWVHLDIAGPAFREKGSSDMTSGATGVGVRTLVTLAENFGK; from the coding sequence ATGTCCGTTTCCCCCGCCGGTCGCGTCCCCAAGGTCCTCGCCACCGCCGAGGCCGCCCGTGACGTGTCCGCCGACCTCCTGTTGATTCCCGTCTGGAAGCGGGCCGACCCCGGCGCCGAGCTGGCGGACCTCGATACGGCGACCGGCGGCCTGTTCGCCCGATTGCGGTCCCGCGGGGACCTCACCGGCAAGACGGGCGAGTGCCTCGTCCTGCCGGACCTGCCCCACATCGCCGCGGACCGGGCGGTTTGCATCGGGCTGGGCGAACCGGGGGCGCTGTCGCCGGCGGCGTGGGCCAAGGCGGTGCGGGTCGGCGTGCGGAAGGCGACCGGCAAACCGGACCGCTCCGTCGCCGTCGTGCTGACCAAGGAGGTCGCCGAGACCGTCGGCCTCCGCCGGGCCGTCGAGGAACTGGCCTGCTCCGCGACGATCGCCGGCATCGGCCCGGGGCTCTACAAGTCCGAGCCGGACCGCAACCCGCTGACCTCGCTCACCGCGATCCTCGCCGACACCGCCGACGTGCAGCCGGCCGAGGAGGCCCTGGAACGGGGCATCAAGCTGGGCGCCGCGGTGAACCTCGCCCGGGAACTGGTCGACCGCCCCGCCGAGGACGTGTACCCCGAGAGCGTCGCCGAACGGGCCGCCGCCTTCGCCAAAGACGTCGGACTCGGGTGCGTCGTGCTGGGCCCGGAGGAGTTGGAGTCGGAACGCTGCGGGTCGCTGCTCGCCGTGGCCCGGGGCAGTTCCCGGCCGCCGCGGGTCGTGGCTCTCTCCCACCTCAAGGGCGGCGACGGGCCGACGCTGGCGCTGGTCGGCAAGGGCGTGACGTTCGACTCCGGCGGCCTGTCCCTCAAACCCAACGAGGGGATGAAGGACATGAAATGCGACATGGCCGGGGCCGCCGCGGTGTTGGGCGCGATGGCGGCGATCGCCGGGCTCGACCTGCCGGTGAACGTGATCGGTTACGCGGGGCTGGTGGAGAACATGGTCTCCGGCAACAGCTATAAGCTCGGCGACGTGCTGCAAACCCGGCAGGGGACCACGGTCGAGGTGCTCAACACCGACGCCGAGGGCCGCCTGGTACTGGCCGACGTCCTCGACATGGCCGTGACCGGCGGCTCCTGGGCGAAGCCGGCCGACCGGCTGGTGGACCTCGCCACCCTCACCGGCGCCTGCGTGGTGGCGCTGGGCGAAGGCATCGTCGGCGGATTCCCCAACGACGACGCCTGGTGGTCCGAGGTGCACGCCGCCTTCGGGGACGCCGGCGAGGAGGTTTGGCGGATGCCGATGGCGGACTCCTTCAAGAGCCTGCTCGACAGCGACGTGGCGGACGTGAAGAACGTCGGCCCGCGTTACGGCGGGGCGGTCACGGCGGCGAAGTTCCTCGAGCGCTTCGTCGGCGACGTGCCCTGGGTCCACCTGGACATCGCCGGCCCCGCCTTCCGGGAGAAGGGCTCCTCCGACATGACCAGCGGCGCCACCGGCGTCGGCGTCCGCACCCTCGTCACGCTGGCGGAGAACTTCGGGAAGTGA
- the cutA gene encoding divalent-cation tolerance protein CutA, which translates to MPHIVFLYATAPDPQTAASLARTLVEERLIACGNVLLGLRSVYRWEGAVTEESEAALLCKTTADRADAALARLAELHPYEVPAISRFDAANALPAFAAWIADEVTSRSSPPA; encoded by the coding sequence ATGCCTCACATCGTGTTCCTCTACGCCACGGCGCCGGACCCCCAAACCGCCGCGAGCCTCGCCCGGACGTTGGTCGAGGAGCGGCTGATCGCCTGCGGCAACGTGCTGCTGGGCCTGCGGAGCGTGTACCGCTGGGAGGGCGCCGTGACGGAGGAGTCCGAAGCGGCCCTGCTGTGCAAAACGACCGCCGACCGGGCCGACGCCGCCCTCGCCCGCCTCGCGGAGCTGCACCCCTACGAGGTGCCGGCGATCAGTCGGTTCGACGCGGCGAACGCCCTGCCGGCGTTCGCCGCGTGGATCGCGGACGAGGTCACTTCCCGAAGTTCTCCGCCAGCGTGA